A region from the Kribbella shirazensis genome encodes:
- the cpaB gene encoding Flp pilus assembly protein CpaB, which translates to MKRRVATIVLAVVLAALGTGAVLVYVNRADARAVAGQQAVTVLVAGKAIPSGTTARDAKAVLRKETMPASSVPSDAVAEITPAQEALVTSSDLSPGQLLRTSVLVTAAQATGGLAIPDGKVAVTITLCTPEAVAGNVREGSDVAVFGTLVAGSNDASAQPNCSGQHKLQIGKGIGNTRVVIPKVRVLSIGPAARDDAEESVKSTGIGQQNASSRNDPILVTFAVNQDDAERLILLTQTGLPYLALHGPSAQIKPDDHLVPQFPPAPKK; encoded by the coding sequence ATGAAACGTCGAGTTGCGACCATCGTTCTGGCGGTGGTGCTGGCGGCGCTCGGGACGGGTGCCGTACTGGTCTACGTCAATCGCGCGGACGCCCGCGCCGTGGCCGGACAGCAAGCCGTCACCGTCCTCGTGGCCGGCAAGGCGATCCCGTCCGGTACGACGGCCCGAGACGCGAAAGCCGTGTTGCGCAAGGAAACCATGCCCGCGTCGTCGGTCCCGTCGGACGCCGTCGCCGAGATCACCCCCGCCCAGGAGGCGCTCGTCACATCGAGCGACCTGAGCCCCGGCCAGTTGCTGCGAACCTCGGTCCTGGTGACCGCGGCGCAGGCCACGGGCGGACTGGCGATCCCGGACGGGAAGGTCGCCGTCACAATCACGTTGTGCACCCCGGAGGCCGTCGCCGGCAACGTGCGGGAAGGATCGGACGTCGCGGTGTTCGGCACGCTGGTTGCTGGTAGCAACGATGCGTCGGCGCAACCGAACTGTTCCGGCCAGCACAAGTTGCAGATCGGGAAAGGCATCGGCAACACCCGGGTCGTCATCCCGAAGGTGCGGGTGCTGTCCATCGGGCCGGCCGCCCGTGACGACGCGGAGGAATCGGTCAAGTCGACCGGCATCGGGCAGCAGAACGCGTCCTCGCGGAACGACCCGATCCTGGTCACCTTCGCCGTGAACCAGGACGATGCCGAGCGGCTGATCCTGCTCACGCAGACCGGCCTGCCGTACCTCGCCCTGCACGGCCCGTCCGCGCAGATCAAGCCTGACGACCACCTCGTCCCCCAGTTCCCGCCGGCGCCGAAGAAGTAA
- a CDS encoding pilus assembly protein TadG-related protein gives MRNLVPSYVRPMLRMVGADDRGAVGVLVGVLFAAGVLLGMAALTIDAGRLYVERAELQSGADAGSLAVAKSCAGDAGCKPDSAAWYADSNAADRASTVALVCGHDAKAVLPNCPHPAGNSGECPPLPTGSETYVDVHTATRTADGSSLLPPVFARALPGNGSYEGTTVRACARAQWGPAVQSSKSLAMTLSLCAWTQATGGTPPTFGTDVRIFVRDAPNAPTCGGMSAPGEFGWLASDGDCAASVDLSQSGYVAGSDPGKNLSQACQDLLMSYVASKTPIFIPIFDTTTGTGSGATYHLLGLAAFVLTGYANMNPLKDAIPAPFTPASCPNGATTPSCIFGHFTQALVPVSTTIGSGPNFGATAIKLAG, from the coding sequence GTGCGAAACCTAGTACCGTCCTACGTCCGGCCGATGCTGCGGATGGTCGGCGCCGACGACCGGGGCGCCGTCGGCGTGCTGGTCGGCGTCTTGTTCGCCGCCGGTGTCCTGCTCGGCATGGCCGCCCTGACGATCGATGCCGGCCGCTTGTACGTCGAGCGCGCCGAGTTGCAGAGCGGCGCCGACGCGGGCTCGCTCGCCGTCGCGAAGAGCTGTGCGGGCGACGCCGGCTGCAAGCCGGACAGCGCCGCCTGGTACGCCGATTCCAACGCGGCAGACCGGGCCTCGACGGTCGCACTGGTGTGCGGCCACGACGCGAAGGCCGTCCTGCCGAACTGCCCGCACCCTGCCGGGAACAGCGGCGAATGTCCGCCCCTGCCGACCGGCAGCGAGACGTACGTCGACGTGCACACCGCCACCAGGACCGCGGACGGCTCCTCGCTGCTGCCGCCGGTCTTCGCCCGGGCACTGCCCGGCAACGGCAGCTATGAAGGAACCACGGTGCGCGCCTGTGCCCGTGCGCAGTGGGGTCCGGCCGTGCAGAGCTCGAAGTCGCTCGCGATGACGCTCTCACTGTGCGCATGGACCCAGGCGACCGGCGGTACGCCGCCGACCTTCGGGACCGACGTACGGATCTTCGTCCGCGACGCACCGAATGCGCCGACCTGCGGCGGAATGAGCGCACCTGGCGAATTCGGGTGGCTGGCCTCCGACGGCGACTGCGCCGCATCGGTGGACCTCAGCCAGAGCGGCTATGTCGCCGGCAGCGACCCCGGCAAGAACCTGAGCCAGGCCTGTCAGGACCTGCTGATGTCGTACGTCGCCAGCAAGACGCCGATCTTCATCCCGATCTTCGACACGACCACCGGCACGGGCAGCGGCGCTACCTACCACCTGCTCGGACTCGCCGCGTTCGTGCTCACCGGCTACGCCAACATGAACCCGCTCAAGGACGCCATCCCCGCGCCGTTCACGCCTGCCTCGTGCCCGAACGGTGCGACCACGCCGTCCTGCATCTTCGGCCACTTCACCCAGGCCCTCGTCCCTGTTTCGACCACCATCGGCAGCGGCCCGAACTTCGGCGCCACGGCCATCAAGCTCGCCGGCTAG
- a CDS encoding TadE/TadG family type IV pilus assembly protein, producing the protein MLPSSVHGSSSADRGATAVEFALLLPLLLLLVLGVIDFGRMLNAQQSLTQAAREGARLVALGQPNVTSRTQAAAGTLSPVGVSVTSSCPTGAGPTSSGAVQTTHTFQFTPGFGSIAGLFGGTGLGGPIMLSAQGVMPCET; encoded by the coding sequence ATGCTTCCCTCGTCGGTACATGGGAGCAGCAGCGCGGACCGCGGCGCCACCGCCGTCGAGTTCGCGCTCCTGCTTCCCCTCCTGCTGCTGCTCGTGCTGGGCGTCATCGACTTCGGCCGGATGCTCAACGCACAGCAGAGCCTCACCCAGGCCGCCCGGGAAGGTGCCCGGCTCGTCGCCCTCGGACAGCCGAACGTGACGAGCCGCACCCAGGCCGCCGCCGGAACGCTGAGTCCGGTCGGGGTGTCGGTCACGTCATCGTGTCCGACCGGCGCCGGGCCGACGAGCAGCGGCGCCGTCCAGACCACGCACACGTTCCAGTTCACGCCCGGATTCGGTTCCATCGCCGGCCTCTTCGGTGGCACCGGCCTCGGAGGCCCGATCATGCTGTCCGCGCAGGGGGTCATGCCGTGCGAAACCTAG
- a CDS encoding Flp family type IVb pilin — protein sequence MSHQLLTHMQSAIEQTRRDDRGATMIEYGLLLGLVSVLAIPILLVLGPRIAAMYQAVVAALP from the coding sequence ATGTCTCACCAACTGCTCACCCACATGCAGAGCGCCATCGAGCAGACGCGGCGCGACGACCGCGGCGCGACGATGATCGAGTACGGCCTGCTCCTGGGCCTGGTCTCGGTGCTCGCGATCCCGATCCTGCTGGTGCTCGGCCCGCGGATCGCCGCCATGTACCAGGCCGTCGTCGCCGCCCTGCCCTGA
- a CDS encoding prepilin peptidase: MDITWSVAGGTVGVVAGLLLRGTVFRLSVAPGSPDRSACARCAAPVGGRFAVRCAQCGGWYGVPLVLEALTAAVFAVLMWRFGGLPEIAPYAFVGALGVALAVVDIDVQRLPNALTLPLYPGLVALFGLVAVVDGRPGDLMRAMLGGLVLGGCYLALAVASSGRLGGGDVKLAGGLGIALGWLGWPTLLVGALLGFLIMGAVGAVLVAARRVTLQQAISFGPFMLGGALVAVVASS; encoded by the coding sequence ATGGACATCACCTGGTCAGTTGCCGGAGGCACCGTTGGAGTCGTGGCCGGCCTGCTGCTGCGCGGCACGGTGTTCCGGCTGTCCGTGGCGCCCGGTTCCCCTGACCGCTCGGCGTGCGCGCGGTGTGCGGCGCCGGTGGGGGGCCGGTTCGCCGTCCGGTGTGCGCAGTGCGGCGGCTGGTACGGCGTTCCGCTCGTCCTCGAGGCGCTGACGGCGGCCGTGTTCGCGGTGCTGATGTGGCGGTTCGGTGGGCTGCCCGAGATCGCGCCGTACGCCTTCGTCGGTGCGCTCGGCGTCGCGCTGGCCGTCGTCGACATCGACGTTCAGCGGCTGCCCAACGCTTTGACGCTGCCGTTGTACCCCGGGCTGGTCGCCCTCTTCGGACTGGTCGCCGTCGTCGACGGGCGCCCTGGGGACCTGATGCGGGCGATGCTGGGTGGGCTGGTCCTGGGCGGGTGTTACCTTGCGCTGGCGGTTGCCAGTAGCGGCCGCCTGGGTGGGGGTGACGTCAAGCTCGCCGGCGGCCTGGGGATCGCACTCGGCTGGCTGGGGTGGCCGACGCTGCTCGTCGGCGCTCTTCTCGGGTTCCTGATCATGGGTGCCGTCGGCGCGGTTCTGGTGGCCGCCCGCCGTGTCACCCTCCAGCAAGCGATCAGCTTCGGCCCGTTCATGCTAGGCGGCGCCCTGGTCGCCGTTGTCGCCTCCAGCTGA
- a CDS encoding response regulator transcription factor — MSNRIRVVVADGHTLTRFGLLELVSGQADMVVVRETGLAAELVAAVAELHADVVVLDTALPDADGMSIARVLRDRHPELGIVLLTSDGADDVLFRALESGLSAFVPKVAPAADVLVAIRHAAVAAGSFIASGLGPAVARRQARLGAHDAATAADAPLSPREAAVLELLGRGMSVVAIAAALYVSPSTAKTYVSRVYEKLGAANRTQALMVGLRRGLIGQAATGT, encoded by the coding sequence ATGAGTAATCGGATCAGGGTCGTCGTTGCCGACGGTCATACGCTCACGCGTTTCGGCCTGCTGGAGCTGGTGAGCGGGCAGGCGGACATGGTGGTCGTCCGGGAGACAGGCCTCGCCGCCGAGCTCGTCGCGGCTGTTGCGGAGCTGCACGCCGATGTCGTCGTGCTCGATACGGCCTTGCCGGACGCCGACGGCATGTCCATCGCGCGCGTGCTCCGCGACCGGCATCCCGAGCTCGGCATCGTTCTGCTGACATCGGACGGTGCGGACGACGTGCTCTTCCGGGCGCTGGAGAGCGGCCTCTCGGCGTTCGTTCCGAAGGTCGCACCGGCAGCTGACGTGTTGGTCGCGATCCGGCATGCCGCTGTGGCGGCCGGCTCGTTCATCGCCAGCGGCCTCGGTCCGGCGGTCGCCCGGCGCCAGGCGAGGCTCGGGGCTCACGACGCGGCGACGGCCGCGGATGCACCGTTGAGCCCTCGGGAAGCCGCGGTGCTGGAGCTGCTTGGTCGCGGCATGTCCGTGGTCGCGATCGCCGCCGCGCTCTACGTCAGTCCCTCGACCGCCAAGACCTATGTGTCCCGGGTGTACGAGAAGCTCGGCGCTGCCAACCGGACGCAGGCGCTGATGGTCGGCCTGCGGCGCGGACTGATCGGACAGGCAGCGACCGGAACATGA
- a CDS encoding response regulator transcription factor, whose product MGNSIRVVVVDGHTLTRYGLARLVGAGAGITLVGECGLGADAPALIASTRPDVVVLDIALPDVDGLRLARDLRDRYDDLGIVVLTAQSDDDVLFRALETGVSAFVGKTAPNTEVLGAIRHAAVAAASFTATGLGPALARRGTQSVSLAAEPPSVALSPRELEVLSLLATGLSVPALAATLFVSLSTAKTYVSRVYEKLGATNRASAIMTAMRLRLLEPGLDVPA is encoded by the coding sequence ATGGGTAACTCGATCAGGGTGGTCGTCGTCGACGGTCACACACTGACCCGGTACGGACTGGCGCGACTGGTCGGTGCCGGCGCCGGGATCACGCTCGTCGGCGAATGTGGCCTCGGGGCCGACGCACCGGCACTGATCGCGTCGACCAGGCCCGACGTGGTCGTTCTCGACATCGCGCTGCCGGACGTGGACGGACTCCGGCTGGCGCGGGATCTCCGTGATCGGTACGACGACCTGGGCATCGTGGTGCTCACGGCGCAGTCCGACGACGACGTGCTGTTCCGGGCCTTGGAGACCGGCGTCTCCGCCTTCGTCGGCAAGACCGCGCCGAACACCGAGGTCCTCGGGGCGATCCGGCACGCGGCGGTGGCGGCCGCCTCGTTCACGGCCACCGGCCTCGGCCCCGCCCTGGCACGCCGCGGTACGCAGTCCGTGAGTCTCGCGGCCGAGCCGCCGTCCGTGGCGCTGAGCCCGCGGGAGCTGGAGGTCCTGTCGCTGCTGGCGACCGGGCTGTCGGTGCCAGCCCTGGCTGCGACGCTGTTCGTCAGCCTGTCGACCGCGAAGACCTACGTCTCCCGGGTGTACGAGAAGCTCGGTGCCACAAATCGCGCCAGCGCGATCATGACCGCGATGCGCCTCCGCCTCCTCGAGCCAGGACTCGACGTCCCAGCCTGA
- a CDS encoding flavodoxin domain-containing protein, which yields MSTNVLVTYATKMGATGSIAAAIGAALRSEGLRVEVREVGAVLAVTPYDAVVIGSAIYKGRWLPEAVRFLRRHERQLRTRRVWLFHSGPIGASSHQEQPVPPEVTRLAREFQAPPIKTFAGDLQAEAVLHHLDLERLVGDSRDWHEIRTWSHQIASTLKAPAT from the coding sequence ATGTCCACGAATGTGCTGGTCACGTATGCCACGAAGATGGGTGCGACCGGGAGCATCGCCGCCGCGATCGGTGCTGCGCTGCGCAGCGAAGGGCTGCGGGTCGAGGTCCGTGAGGTCGGTGCGGTCCTGGCCGTCACGCCGTACGACGCCGTCGTGATCGGCAGTGCGATCTATAAAGGACGCTGGCTGCCCGAAGCGGTCCGGTTCCTGCGCCGCCACGAGCGCCAGCTGCGCACCCGCCGTGTCTGGCTGTTCCATTCCGGCCCCATCGGTGCGAGTAGTCACCAGGAGCAGCCCGTCCCGCCTGAGGTCACCCGCCTGGCCCGCGAGTTCCAGGCGCCGCCGATCAAGACCTTCGCCGGCGACCTGCAGGCCGAGGCGGTCCTGCATCACCTCGACCTCGAACGCCTCGTTGGCGACTCCAGGGACTGGCACGAGATCCGCACCTGGTCCCACCAGATCGCCAGCACTCTCAAGGCGCCCGCCACCTGA
- a CDS encoding universal stress protein yields the protein MKHNPVVVGVDGSPAADVAVKWAAAEAASLRSELRLLHALAPGESPSSAGDVVYRAVRLARELDAGIEIDTRIDNGAPSTVLVKASGDAEVVVIGSRGLGVMIGALVGSTGLDLAANARCPVVVVRPDLGVLAGVRVVIGYDGSSAGDTALDYGIDYARRHDLAVRVVAAQPTGTELHRITEDQLREAVHQRGGHDAELVQISGHPAEHILRLSSDANLIVLGARGRGGFAGMLIGSVSQTVLHHADCPVAIIPAAATGG from the coding sequence ATGAAGCACAATCCCGTGGTCGTGGGGGTCGACGGCTCGCCCGCCGCCGATGTCGCCGTCAAATGGGCAGCCGCGGAGGCTGCATCGCTGCGCAGTGAACTGCGGTTGCTGCACGCCCTCGCGCCCGGTGAGTCCCCATCCAGCGCCGGTGACGTCGTGTACCGCGCCGTCAGACTGGCCCGCGAACTCGACGCGGGCATCGAGATCGACACCCGAATCGACAATGGTGCACCGTCGACGGTCCTGGTGAAGGCATCCGGTGACGCAGAGGTCGTGGTGATCGGCAGCCGGGGACTCGGAGTGATGATCGGGGCGCTCGTCGGCTCGACCGGCCTGGACCTGGCCGCCAACGCCCGCTGCCCGGTGGTCGTCGTACGCCCGGACCTCGGTGTCCTGGCCGGTGTCCGCGTCGTCATCGGGTACGACGGGTCGTCGGCCGGCGACACTGCCCTCGACTACGGAATCGACTACGCCCGCCGGCACGACCTCGCCGTACGCGTCGTCGCCGCCCAGCCCACCGGAACCGAGCTGCACCGGATCACCGAAGACCAGCTCCGCGAGGCCGTCCACCAACGTGGCGGCCACGACGCGGAGCTGGTCCAGATCAGCGGGCACCCCGCCGAACACATCCTGCGCTTGTCGTCCGACGCCAACCTGATCGTTCTCGGTGCCCGCGGCCGCGGCGGTTTCGCCGGCATGCTGATCGGCTCCGTCAGCCAGACCGTCCTCCACCACGCCGACTGCCCCGTCGCGATCATCCCCGCCGCCGCAACCGGAGGCTGA
- a CDS encoding zinc-dependent alcohol dehydrogenase, giving the protein MKAAVVTDFTKPLEIQEVPMPEPGPGDVLVRMETSGLCHTDIHAAHGDWPVKPTPPFVPGHEGIGVVEKLGAGVTERAVGDRVAIAWLGYACGTCRYCISGWETLCLEQRNSGYSVNGSFAEYAVVPATFAAVVPQGVSSRDAAPLTCAGVTTYKAIRVANVVPAETVAIFGVGGLGHLALQYARIVGGITVGVDIEDSKLEMAEELGADHVVNAAKADPVEAIQALGGADVAVVLAANPRVFDQAFQSLRRGGRLVCVGLPGDNAAMSVPIFDAVLNGKSVIGSIVGTRNDLADVFALHAAGRTRVIAVDRKLDEVNQSIADVLAGDIPARVVFQF; this is encoded by the coding sequence ATGAAAGCAGCAGTCGTCACCGACTTCACCAAGCCTCTGGAGATCCAGGAGGTGCCGATGCCCGAGCCCGGGCCGGGCGACGTGCTGGTCCGGATGGAGACCAGCGGTCTGTGCCACACCGACATCCACGCGGCGCATGGGGACTGGCCGGTGAAGCCGACGCCGCCGTTCGTACCTGGCCACGAGGGGATCGGTGTGGTGGAGAAGCTGGGAGCCGGCGTGACCGAACGCGCCGTCGGTGACCGCGTCGCGATCGCCTGGCTGGGCTACGCCTGTGGCACGTGCCGGTACTGCATCAGTGGCTGGGAGACCCTCTGCCTCGAGCAGCGCAACTCCGGCTACTCGGTGAACGGCAGCTTCGCCGAGTACGCCGTCGTACCGGCGACCTTCGCGGCCGTGGTGCCTCAGGGTGTGTCCTCGCGGGACGCGGCACCGCTGACCTGCGCCGGTGTGACGACGTACAAGGCGATCCGGGTGGCCAACGTCGTGCCCGCCGAGACCGTCGCGATCTTCGGCGTCGGGGGTCTGGGGCACCTTGCCCTGCAGTACGCGCGCATCGTGGGCGGCATCACCGTCGGCGTCGACATCGAGGACTCCAAGCTGGAGATGGCCGAGGAACTCGGCGCGGATCACGTCGTGAACGCGGCGAAGGCCGATCCGGTCGAGGCGATCCAGGCACTCGGCGGCGCCGACGTGGCCGTCGTGCTGGCCGCGAACCCGCGGGTGTTCGACCAGGCGTTCCAGTCGCTGCGGCGCGGCGGGCGGCTCGTCTGCGTCGGGCTGCCCGGGGACAACGCGGCCATGAGCGTACCGATCTTCGACGCCGTCCTGAACGGCAAGAGCGTGATCGGCTCGATCGTTGGTACCCGCAACGACCTGGCCGACGTGTTCGCGCTGCACGCGGCGGGCCGGACGCGGGTCATCGCCGTCGACCGCAAGCTCGACGAGGTGAACCAGTCGATCGCGGACGTGCTCGCCGGTGACATCCCGGCCCGGGTCGTCTTCCAGTTCTGA
- a CDS encoding sigma 54 modulation/S30EA ribosomal C-terminal domain-containing protein, with protein sequence MGTVVSVRPAEPIPVSTTGIVPTDAASVIHEHLAPILGPWGIFSRVRLTRLPEPGLRRPLLAQVDVQLGARRHVRAQLAAATMSELVGLLAMRTIEQLQVYPDALAVALRERVFLLPAPSPPELLPPERRLLARRKLCNPAPMSVAEAIVVLNAMDYRFHLFREKYSRQHSIVIRNGPGRYRVIQPRPNPIGLDVTWPPIALAAAERRSVAEATERLDLTGAPVEIFTHRSTGRLHALYARYDGHYGLLASGFAIGSAGAAPGDRLPRGRP encoded by the coding sequence ATGGGCACAGTCGTATCGGTCCGGCCGGCCGAACCGATTCCGGTCAGTACGACCGGAATCGTGCCGACCGACGCCGCATCGGTCATCCACGAGCACCTCGCACCGATCCTCGGTCCGTGGGGGATCTTCAGCCGGGTACGACTCACCCGACTGCCGGAGCCAGGTCTGCGCAGACCGCTGCTCGCGCAGGTCGACGTACAACTGGGTGCACGACGGCACGTACGAGCGCAGCTGGCCGCCGCGACAATGTCCGAGCTCGTCGGCCTGCTCGCGATGCGCACGATCGAACAACTGCAGGTGTACCCGGATGCCCTGGCCGTAGCTCTTCGAGAACGCGTGTTCCTCCTTCCCGCGCCGTCGCCGCCGGAGCTGCTGCCGCCCGAGCGGCGCCTGCTGGCTCGCCGGAAGCTCTGCAACCCGGCTCCGATGAGCGTCGCGGAAGCGATCGTGGTGCTCAACGCGATGGACTATCGCTTTCACCTGTTCCGGGAAAAGTACAGCCGGCAGCACAGCATCGTGATCCGGAACGGCCCCGGCCGCTACCGCGTCATCCAGCCCCGGCCGAATCCGATCGGCCTGGACGTGACGTGGCCGCCGATCGCGCTCGCCGCGGCCGAGCGCCGCAGCGTCGCCGAGGCGACCGAGCGGCTGGACCTGACCGGTGCCCCGGTCGAGATCTTCACGCACCGGTCGACCGGCCGGCTACACGCCTTGTACGCGAGGTACGACGGCCACTACGGCCTCCTCGCCTCCGGCTTTGCGATCGGGAGCGCCGGCGCCGCCCCTGGTGACCGCCTGCCGCGAGGCCGGCCGTGA
- a CDS encoding DUF1918 domain-containing protein has product MKATAGNWLIVESNHLSAPPRRGMILEVHGADGAPPYLIRWDDTDTETLFYPGPDSHVLTAEQLHHH; this is encoded by the coding sequence ATGAAGGCAACCGCAGGCAACTGGTTGATCGTCGAGAGCAACCATCTGAGTGCCCCGCCACGGCGCGGCATGATCCTCGAAGTGCACGGTGCCGACGGGGCGCCGCCGTACCTGATCCGCTGGGACGACACCGATACGGAGACGCTCTTCTACCCGGGTCCCGACTCCCACGTCCTGACCGCCGAACAGTTGCACCACCACTGA
- a CDS encoding flavodoxin domain-containing protein, producing MSKKVLVAYASKSGATAGIATAIGDELRAHGHAVDLRDVARVKDIGSYDAVVLGSALYVRRWRRDAVRFLRHHADELRQRQVWLFHSGPVGPDKDQDQAMPPAVRHLAHEIGATPAVTFAGSLDPDTAKGFLARRLAAGNLAGDSRDWHKIRAWAVDISAALDATERSAWHRPSGKPRHKHPAGHFLG from the coding sequence ATGTCCAAGAAGGTGCTGGTCGCCTACGCCAGCAAGTCCGGCGCGACCGCCGGCATCGCCACAGCCATCGGCGACGAGCTGCGCGCGCACGGACACGCCGTCGACCTGCGTGACGTGGCGCGAGTGAAGGACATCGGGTCGTACGACGCGGTTGTCCTGGGCAGCGCGCTCTACGTCCGCCGGTGGCGGCGCGACGCCGTACGGTTCCTGCGCCACCACGCCGACGAGCTGCGTCAACGGCAGGTCTGGCTCTTCCACAGCGGCCCAGTCGGGCCCGACAAAGACCAGGACCAGGCGATGCCGCCTGCCGTCCGCCACCTCGCCCATGAGATCGGCGCGACACCCGCAGTCACGTTCGCGGGCAGCCTCGATCCAGACACTGCCAAGGGATTCCTGGCCCGTCGCCTGGCCGCGGGCAACCTCGCCGGCGACTCCCGCGACTGGCACAAGATCCGTGCCTGGGCGGTCGACATCAGCGCCGCCCTCGACGCGACCGAACGTAGCGCCTGGCACCGCCCGAGCGGCAAGCCCAGGCACAAGCACCCCGCAGGCCACTTCCTCGGCTGA
- a CDS encoding CBS domain-containing protein: MRHPLKVSDVMTRDVVTVTEDAPYKEIVSLLAANHISAVPVVNRYGGIGGIVSETDLIRKEEFQRTQTPWAMRWWRRAARSTAAGLRAGEVMSHPAVTIEPTATIPEAAQLMAARGITRLVVIHDDVLAGIVTRSDLLKAFLQPDDRLLQRIRREVVVHALWDDPFSIDVSVQDGVVTLSGDVEQRSTADIAAKLTAEVDGVVGVVNELAWVYDDTASTPTIQPSPELRGRP, from the coding sequence ATGAGGCATCCGTTGAAGGTGTCGGACGTGATGACGCGGGACGTCGTCACGGTGACCGAGGACGCGCCGTACAAGGAGATCGTCTCACTGCTCGCGGCGAACCACATCAGCGCCGTTCCGGTGGTGAACCGGTACGGCGGCATCGGCGGGATCGTGTCCGAGACCGACCTGATCCGCAAGGAGGAGTTCCAGCGCACGCAGACGCCGTGGGCGATGCGCTGGTGGCGGCGCGCGGCGCGCTCCACAGCGGCCGGTCTGCGGGCCGGTGAGGTGATGTCGCATCCCGCGGTGACGATCGAGCCGACCGCGACCATTCCGGAGGCGGCGCAGTTGATGGCGGCACGCGGAATCACCCGGCTGGTCGTCATCCACGACGACGTTCTTGCCGGCATCGTCACCAGATCGGATCTGCTGAAAGCGTTCCTGCAGCCGGACGATCGCCTTCTGCAGCGTATCCGGCGCGAGGTCGTCGTCCACGCGCTGTGGGACGACCCGTTCAGCATCGACGTCAGTGTCCAGGACGGTGTCGTCACGCTGTCCGGCGACGTCGAGCAGCGCAGTACGGCCGACATCGCCGCGAAACTGACGGCTGAGGTCGACGGCGTTGTCGGTGTCGTCAACGAGCTGGCCTGGGTGTACGACGACACGGCATCCACACCGACCATCCAGCCGTCCCCGGAACTCCGGGGCCGCCCCTGA